The Providencia rettgeri genome includes a window with the following:
- the gdhA gene encoding NADP-specific glutamate dehydrogenase, with the protein MTQSLSSFLESVQKRDPSQPEFLQAVREVFTSLWPFLEQNAKYRDQALLERFVEPERVIQFRVCWVDDQGKVQVNRAWRVQFSSAIGPFKGGMRFHPSVNLSILKFLGFEQTLKNALTTLPMGGGKGGSDFDPKGKSHGEVMRFCQALMTELYRHIGSNTDVPAGDIGVGGREVGFMTGMMKKLSNDTSCVFTGKGLSFGGSLIRPEATGYGLVYFTNAMLKRHGLGFEGMRVAVSGSGNVAQYTIEKCMELGAKVVTASDSSGTVVDEDGFTTEKLARLEEIKNNYGRIEEYAKEFGLTYLAGQQPWNVPVDIALPCATQNELDVDAAKVLIKNGVKAVAEGANMPTTIPATELFLEAGVLFAPGKAANAGGVATSGLEMAQNAARLGWKAEKVDARLHHIMLDIHQHCVEFGGEEKQTNYVQGANIAGFVKVADAMLGQGVL; encoded by the coding sequence ATGACACAATCACTATCTTCGTTCTTGGAGTCTGTCCAAAAAAGAGACCCTTCTCAACCTGAATTTTTACAAGCGGTACGTGAAGTATTCACTTCCCTTTGGCCGTTCTTAGAGCAAAATGCGAAGTATCGTGACCAAGCATTACTTGAGCGTTTTGTTGAACCTGAACGTGTGATTCAATTTCGAGTGTGTTGGGTAGACGACCAAGGTAAAGTTCAAGTCAACCGTGCATGGCGTGTACAATTTAGCTCTGCAATCGGCCCATTCAAGGGTGGTATGCGTTTTCATCCATCTGTGAATTTATCCATTCTGAAATTCTTAGGCTTTGAACAAACACTGAAAAATGCCCTGACCACATTGCCAATGGGTGGTGGTAAAGGTGGCTCTGACTTTGATCCTAAAGGTAAAAGCCATGGCGAAGTGATGCGTTTTTGCCAAGCATTGATGACAGAACTTTATCGCCATATTGGTTCTAATACTGACGTCCCTGCGGGGGATATTGGTGTGGGTGGACGTGAAGTGGGCTTTATGACAGGTATGATGAAAAAACTGTCTAATGACACTTCTTGTGTATTCACCGGTAAAGGATTGTCTTTTGGTGGTAGTTTAATTCGCCCTGAAGCAACCGGTTACGGTTTGGTTTATTTCACAAATGCAATGCTAAAACGCCATGGCCTAGGCTTTGAAGGGATGCGTGTAGCAGTTTCCGGTTCAGGTAACGTTGCACAGTACACCATTGAAAAATGTATGGAGCTTGGCGCTAAAGTGGTTACAGCTTCTGATTCAAGCGGTACTGTGGTTGATGAAGACGGTTTTACAACAGAAAAACTTGCACGTTTGGAAGAAATCAAAAACAACTATGGTCGTATTGAAGAATATGCAAAAGAGTTTGGCTTAACTTACTTAGCGGGCCAGCAGCCATGGAATGTGCCTGTCGATATTGCTTTGCCATGTGCAACACAAAATGAGCTGGATGTTGATGCAGCAAAAGTGTTAATCAAAAATGGTGTTAAAGCGGTCGCTGAAGGGGCTAATATGCCAACGACGATCCCTGCAACCGAACTGTTCCTTGAAGCGGGAGTGCTGTTTGCTCCAGGTAAAGCGGCTAATGCAGGTGGTGTGGCAACGTCAGGTCTTGAGATGGCTCAAAATGCGGCTCGTCTAGGTTGGAAAGCAGAAAAAGTTGACGCTCGTCTACACCATATCATGTTGGATATTCACCAGCACTGTGTGGAATTCGGTGGCGAAGAGAAACAAACAAACTATGTTCAAGGTGCTAATATCGCGGGCTTTGTAAAAGTCGCTGATGCAATGCTTGGGCAGGGTGTGTT